From the Paenibacillus sp. FSL H8-0548 genome, one window contains:
- a CDS encoding thermonuclease family protein produces the protein MKRMIIILLMLACIPLASCTAISELSSNVIQTNQWYQVDRVIDGDTFKIKTGSSEATIRLLYVDTPETKKANAPVEEFGAEATAFTEKLLSESQEVRLTFDKELTDQYGRTLAIVELKDSRILNELLLEEGLAKVLIVEPNVKMENTYKQLEQQAKLAKHGIWSNASEITNTEFPIKKAIESGILIEVDKQAELVTITNTTNNDIQLDGWKLVSVRGNQTFPFRSYILKAEQLVIISSADETISSNHDVLLWGASNIWNNKESDPAELYNQYNELVSVWEDE, from the coding sequence ATGAAAAGAATGATTATAATTCTCCTCATGCTTGCTTGCATCCCGCTTGCCAGCTGTACGGCCATCTCCGAGCTTTCGTCGAACGTGATTCAAACGAACCAATGGTATCAAGTAGACCGTGTTATTGACGGTGATACCTTTAAGATCAAGACGGGTTCAAGTGAAGCGACGATTCGTCTGCTATACGTAGATACGCCGGAAACAAAGAAGGCTAATGCTCCGGTAGAGGAGTTTGGAGCAGAGGCAACTGCTTTTACAGAGAAGCTGCTCTCTGAATCGCAAGAGGTTAGACTAACCTTCGACAAGGAGCTAACAGATCAATACGGCCGAACGCTGGCCATCGTCGAGCTAAAGGATAGCCGGATATTAAACGAGCTTTTGCTGGAAGAAGGCTTGGCTAAGGTACTCATCGTTGAGCCCAATGTCAAGATGGAAAACACATACAAACAGCTTGAGCAGCAGGCAAAGCTCGCTAAACACGGGATTTGGAGCAACGCATCCGAAATCACTAATACCGAATTCCCCATTAAGAAAGCAATTGAAAGCGGTATTCTTATCGAGGTAGATAAGCAAGCTGAGCTTGTTACCATTACGAATACTACAAACAATGACATTCAATTGGATGGCTGGAAACTTGTCAGTGTTCGCGGCAATCAAACATTTCCTTTCAGGTCTTATATTTTAAAGGCAGAGCAGCTAGTAATTATTTCTTCCGCGGATGAGACGATATCATCAAATCACGACGTCTTGCTGTGGGGAGCCTCTAATATTTGGAACAATAAGGAATCAGATCCTGCTGAGCTTTATAACCAATACAATGAGTTAGTATCCGTCTGGGAAGACGAATAG
- a CDS encoding YugN family protein: MIIENTGLNGVTSELDHLDESAEKAGFVRWQWEYYRATYDLKLEDRASGSDYYLRITTRAIEGKLESPHAVLIIESVYIGRSTFPHGLEYESPVPQPIMNIATQRLQQLKQLLS; the protein is encoded by the coding sequence ATGATTATTGAAAATACCGGCTTAAACGGTGTTACAAGCGAACTCGACCATTTAGACGAATCTGCTGAAAAGGCTGGCTTTGTCCGTTGGCAGTGGGAATATTATCGTGCTACATACGATTTAAAACTAGAGGACCGGGCAAGCGGCTCCGATTATTATTTGAGAATTACTACACGTGCAATCGAAGGCAAGCTTGAATCGCCTCATGCCGTGCTAATTATTGAATCCGTCTACATCGGACGCTCCACTTTCCCGCATGGTCTTGAATATGAATCTCCGGTGCCACAGCCTATTATGAACATTGCAACACAAAGACTTCAGCAATTGAAACAACTGCTATCGTAA
- a CDS encoding DNA repair helicase XPB, with product MHDLNDKPLIVQSNLMVLLDERMPEAQQARDKLVLFMDAVRRAGNIHTYQMTPLTLWNAAAAGITANDIIGWLVDYGRYELPLQAEAAIRKLIGRYGKLWLSLESERLILHGDAMMMNELIEHKSIISHVTAKLSTVAWEMNTSVRGLLKQELTRLGYPIIDLAGYHAGEALSVQLKSCTRSERKFELRDYQYAAVEQFYKEGTVQGGSGVIVLPCGAGKTIVGIATLARLGRATLILTSNSTSVKQWKDELLDKTSLSDAEVGQYCGTLKQVRPVTIATYNILTHRKSKTAPFTHMKLFSERDWGLIIYDEVHLLPAPVFRMTADIQATRRLGLTATLVREDGCAEDVYSLIGPKQYDMQWKTAEAGSHIAAVTCTEIRVPLHKNKELLYAQATARSKLRLAAENPAKINVVRQLLQEHAGKPTLIIGQYLNQLHELSRKLGAPVLTGEVSHLERQLLYDRFKTGEISVLIVSKVANFAVDLPDAAVAIQLSGSFGSRQEEAQRIGRLLRPKPGNNYAWFYTIVTEETKEVEFAMKRQLFMLEQGYKYERISKPAAETELEETAAL from the coding sequence ATGCACGATCTTAACGATAAGCCATTGATTGTTCAATCGAATTTGATGGTGCTGCTTGATGAGCGTATGCCAGAAGCGCAGCAAGCGAGGGATAAGCTGGTTCTCTTCATGGATGCGGTTCGAAGAGCAGGAAATATACATACGTATCAAATGACGCCGTTAACGCTCTGGAATGCAGCAGCAGCAGGCATAACGGCAAACGATATTATCGGCTGGCTCGTCGACTACGGGCGGTATGAGCTTCCGCTTCAAGCAGAGGCTGCCATACGGAAGCTGATCGGCAGATATGGGAAGCTTTGGCTGTCGCTAGAGTCTGAACGATTAATTTTGCATGGAGACGCAATGATGATGAATGAGCTGATTGAGCATAAGTCGATTATAAGCCATGTTACTGCAAAGCTTTCAACGGTTGCTTGGGAGATGAATACTAGCGTCCGAGGGCTGTTGAAACAGGAGCTGACTCGTTTGGGTTATCCCATTATTGATTTAGCGGGTTATCATGCTGGAGAAGCGCTGTCTGTACAGCTGAAGTCATGCACGCGAAGCGAACGCAAATTTGAATTAAGGGACTACCAGTATGCAGCTGTTGAGCAGTTCTACAAAGAGGGAACTGTGCAGGGGGGGAGCGGCGTCATCGTGCTGCCCTGCGGAGCGGGTAAAACCATTGTAGGCATTGCCACTTTAGCCCGTCTAGGCAGGGCTACACTTATTCTTACATCGAACAGCACCTCCGTAAAGCAATGGAAGGACGAGCTTCTGGATAAAACATCGCTGTCGGATGCGGAGGTTGGCCAATATTGCGGCACACTCAAGCAGGTTCGTCCCGTAACAATCGCCACCTATAATATACTAACGCATCGGAAATCGAAGACAGCGCCATTTACACATATGAAGCTTTTCTCTGAACGGGATTGGGGTCTTATTATTTATGATGAGGTTCATTTACTGCCAGCTCCGGTTTTCCGCATGACAGCAGACATTCAAGCGACTAGACGGCTAGGCTTAACGGCTACACTCGTTCGTGAGGATGGCTGTGCAGAGGATGTTTATTCATTAATTGGTCCGAAGCAATATGACATGCAATGGAAGACTGCGGAGGCAGGCTCACATATTGCAGCTGTTACATGTACTGAAATTAGAGTTCCGCTCCATAAAAATAAAGAGCTGCTCTATGCTCAGGCTACCGCTCGCTCAAAGCTTAGGCTTGCCGCTGAGAATCCTGCGAAAATCAATGTGGTTCGGCAATTATTACAGGAGCATGCAGGTAAGCCGACCTTAATTATTGGACAGTATTTGAATCAGCTGCATGAACTGTCTAGGAAGCTTGGGGCTCCTGTGCTCACAGGAGAGGTCTCTCATTTGGAGAGGCAGCTGCTTTATGACCGTTTTAAAACAGGAGAGATTTCTGTGCTGATTGTTTCCAAGGTGGCTAATTTTGCCGTCGATCTGCCTGATGCGGCTGTAGCTATACAGCTATCCGGCAGCTTCGGATCAAGGCAAGAGGAGGCGCAAAGAATAGGTAGGCTGCTAAGGCCTAAGCCCGGCAACAATTATGCTTGGTTTTATACGATAGTGACCGAGGAAACGAAAGAAGTCGAGTTTGCGATGAAAAGACAGCTTTTTATGCTGGAGCAGGGCTATAAGTATGAGCGAATAAGCAAGCCGGCTGCTGAAACTGAGTTGGAGGAGACGGCAGCTCTATGA
- the cax gene encoding calcium/proton exchanger: MNQKLFFSGLLIMFALSGIGHYAHWDNTLQFIISAIAIIFVAGFLGKATESVAHYAGQRLGGFLNATFGNAAELIIAIFLIKAQQFDMVKASLTGAIIGNLLLVLGLSILLGGLKYKEQRFNHQLAEHNSTLMIMAVIGLFVPAVFVVSEKFTFEKDQFLSLAVAGILIVSYILWLIFSMFTHKDMLSDEVMNADHGEEPVWSKGKSILYLLLATVMVAFVSEWLVHTLDAFSEKFGLSELFIGAFVIAIIGNAAEHSAAVMLALKNKIGAAVEIAIGSSLQIALFVAPVLILVSTLFGHTMDIVFTPIELTAIGVSVFIAKSVSRDGRTNWYEGVLLIMVYIILGIAFYLV, from the coding sequence TTGAATCAAAAACTGTTTTTCTCCGGTTTACTCATCATGTTTGCGCTCAGCGGGATTGGTCATTATGCCCATTGGGACAACACGCTGCAGTTCATCATTTCAGCGATTGCCATTATTTTTGTGGCTGGTTTTCTAGGCAAAGCTACCGAAAGCGTTGCACATTATGCCGGTCAACGACTCGGTGGGTTTCTTAATGCGACCTTCGGCAATGCTGCTGAGCTCATTATCGCTATCTTTTTGATAAAAGCACAGCAATTCGACATGGTTAAAGCCAGCTTGACAGGGGCTATCATCGGAAACCTGCTGCTCGTTTTGGGGCTTAGCATTTTGCTGGGCGGACTTAAGTACAAGGAACAGCGGTTCAATCATCAATTGGCTGAACACAACTCTACCTTGATGATTATGGCTGTTATTGGTCTGTTTGTGCCAGCCGTATTCGTTGTGTCAGAGAAGTTCACTTTCGAGAAGGATCAATTTTTAAGTCTGGCTGTTGCAGGCATTCTGATTGTCTCCTACATTCTGTGGCTCATTTTCTCCATGTTTACACACAAGGATATGCTCTCCGATGAGGTAATGAATGCGGATCATGGAGAAGAGCCCGTATGGTCCAAAGGTAAGTCAATCCTGTATCTGCTCCTAGCAACGGTTATGGTGGCTTTTGTGAGTGAATGGCTCGTACATACTCTAGACGCCTTTAGCGAGAAATTTGGCCTATCTGAGCTGTTTATAGGGGCATTCGTCATTGCTATCATAGGGAATGCTGCTGAGCATAGCGCAGCTGTCATGCTGGCACTCAAAAACAAGATCGGCGCAGCCGTCGAAATTGCGATAGGGAGCAGCCTGCAAATCGCATTGTTCGTAGCCCCCGTGCTCATCCTCGTCAGCACCTTGTTTGGTCATACAATGGATATCGTCTTCACTCCGATCGAGCTGACTGCGATTGGCGTTTCTGTCTTTATTGCCAAATCCGTATCGCGTGATGGACGCACCAACTGGTATGAAGGCGTACTTCTCATTATGGTTTATATTATACTGGGCATTGCTTTCTATCTCGTATAA
- a CDS encoding Asp23/Gls24 family envelope stress response protein, translating to MTEDLQTGLIRISDDVVATIAGLAALETPGIAAMSGGISEGLAKRLSGKNVQKGVSVEVGQTEAAIDLRIIVHYGIPIQEVCRQLQLNVRESVENMTGLHVVEVNVKVEGVAFKEEELDEPQQQQQRLK from the coding sequence ATGACAGAAGATCTTCAAACAGGTCTTATCCGAATCTCTGATGATGTAGTAGCAACGATAGCTGGACTAGCAGCGCTCGAAACACCAGGCATAGCTGCAATGTCAGGTGGAATTTCTGAAGGACTCGCTAAACGCCTCAGCGGCAAAAATGTGCAAAAAGGAGTGTCTGTCGAGGTTGGGCAGACTGAAGCCGCAATTGATCTTCGAATTATCGTTCATTACGGTATTCCGATTCAAGAGGTTTGTCGCCAGCTTCAGCTCAATGTACGAGAATCAGTTGAGAACATGACAGGACTACATGTTGTGGAAGTGAATGTGAAGGTAGAAGGCGTTGCCTTTAAAGAAGAAGAGCTGGATGAGCCGCAGCAGCAACAGCAGCGGTTGAAATAA
- a CDS encoding helicase-associated domain-containing protein, which translates to MRIKSLLGKLSIERIEKFIQSPVWRLARQKGWTWEAAAVNEEMIQEAAHLLSPCAAGVLKEMLRLFAAAPVEGEQLVKEVRKRTDLSGAECQLGLAELEAAGILFSVRKAWGERLYFLPLESFSSWQRAIFPFHAEQISLQQKEDLMNGHIRPYCRPFGRQLLAALVTLGRSGLKLTASGTLPKKTVSKLLQSIDFDERWLGAFHLKWSYPESYPLTVAFILEASLAAGLLEQDEGTMKWNKDRLSRWLMLEEAEREQQLMSWLLALLLPASGESAHLAAVLTDLEAGKWYAEQHMNFMLHSANVLVSDGEERADDLALQRWYGLWHSLGWLEVADCFSTDHKQLFFRWKTAAPLGAEIVDINQNTSPYAVIQPNGEIMVEPQCPFWIRWELELLAQKKSDEQVSVYRLEAAAIAEAMEHGRTRSGIQAFLLFLSGGEPLHAAVEASLEVWTSRACRVEFAEVTLLHCVDSAMAAVVEENLSLSPYLLQKLGSLDFIVQKSRVTEIRNLLKESGYSPRKAIQSNDESEGTGYPIINIEEAVGKILPERRSALEPNRAAPTYIYEAFPLHHFELSENPSQASFPTAAQRERVPAMWIKQLRAYHHSTRRELIEQALQWQTPVQLRIEHELRSFIPERLEQQSEGWAVIGILRNEPQRQSIRLTPDMWEEMRLVIPGQDTSI; encoded by the coding sequence ATGAGAATAAAATCACTGCTTGGAAAGCTTTCAATAGAACGTATCGAAAAATTTATACAGTCGCCTGTATGGAGGCTGGCTCGTCAAAAAGGTTGGACATGGGAAGCAGCAGCAGTTAACGAAGAAATGATTCAGGAAGCGGCGCATTTGCTGTCCCCTTGCGCAGCGGGGGTGCTGAAAGAAATGCTGCGTCTGTTTGCTGCAGCTCCAGTTGAGGGAGAGCAGCTTGTGAAAGAGGTACGCAAGCGTACTGATTTATCTGGTGCAGAATGTCAGCTGGGATTAGCCGAGCTGGAAGCAGCAGGTATATTGTTTTCCGTCCGTAAAGCATGGGGGGAACGTTTGTATTTTTTACCACTGGAAAGCTTCTCTAGTTGGCAAAGAGCAATATTTCCCTTTCATGCGGAGCAGATATCGCTGCAGCAAAAAGAAGATCTGATGAATGGCCACATCAGACCTTATTGTCGACCTTTCGGGAGACAGCTGCTCGCGGCACTTGTGACATTAGGACGCAGCGGTTTAAAGCTTACGGCAAGCGGTACGCTTCCGAAAAAAACAGTCAGCAAGCTGCTGCAATCCATTGATTTCGACGAGCGCTGGCTAGGCGCCTTTCATTTAAAATGGTCATACCCGGAAAGCTATCCATTAACCGTTGCTTTTATTTTGGAAGCAAGCCTTGCTGCAGGCTTGCTTGAACAAGATGAGGGCACAATGAAATGGAACAAGGACAGACTGAGCCGGTGGCTCATGCTTGAGGAAGCAGAACGAGAGCAGCAATTAATGAGCTGGCTGCTTGCTTTACTGCTGCCAGCGAGTGGAGAGAGTGCACATTTGGCAGCGGTATTGACGGATCTGGAAGCAGGCAAATGGTATGCCGAGCAGCATATGAATTTTATGCTGCATAGCGCCAATGTCCTTGTTAGTGATGGGGAAGAGCGGGCTGATGATCTAGCTTTGCAGCGCTGGTATGGGCTATGGCATAGCTTGGGCTGGCTGGAGGTAGCTGATTGCTTTAGCACTGATCATAAGCAGCTGTTTTTTAGATGGAAGACTGCTGCACCTTTGGGAGCTGAGATTGTGGATATAAACCAGAACACCTCTCCATATGCTGTAATACAGCCTAATGGAGAAATAATGGTTGAACCTCAGTGTCCGTTCTGGATAAGGTGGGAGCTGGAGCTGCTTGCGCAAAAAAAATCAGATGAACAGGTATCTGTTTATCGGTTGGAGGCTGCCGCAATCGCCGAGGCAATGGAGCATGGCAGAACAAGATCAGGTATTCAAGCTTTTCTATTGTTTTTATCCGGCGGTGAGCCACTGCATGCCGCTGTAGAGGCATCGCTTGAGGTATGGACAAGTCGAGCTTGCCGGGTGGAATTCGCGGAGGTTACACTGCTGCACTGTGTGGACTCGGCAATGGCTGCAGTAGTGGAGGAGAATCTGTCACTGTCACCGTATCTTCTGCAAAAGCTAGGCTCTCTTGATTTTATAGTTCAAAAGTCTCGAGTGACCGAAATTAGAAATTTGCTGAAGGAATCCGGCTATTCTCCCCGCAAGGCGATCCAGTCAAATGACGAGAGCGAAGGTACAGGTTATCCGATAATTAACATAGAAGAAGCTGTTGGTAAAATACTGCCAGAACGCAGGTCAGCCTTGGAGCCGAATAGAGCTGCGCCGACCTATATCTATGAAGCCTTTCCGCTGCATCATTTTGAGCTGAGTGAAAACCCGAGTCAAGCAAGCTTTCCAACCGCAGCTCAAAGGGAACGAGTGCCGGCGATGTGGATAAAGCAGCTGCGAGCCTATCATCATTCCACTAGAAGGGAGCTCATTGAGCAAGCGCTGCAATGGCAAACTCCGGTGCAGCTGCGAATAGAGCATGAGCTTCGCTCGTTTATTCCCGAGCGGCTTGAGCAGCAAAGTGAAGGATGGGCTGTCATTGGAATTTTACGCAATGAGCCGCAGCGTCAATCTATTCGGCTCACTCCGGATATGTGGGAGGAAATGCGGCTAGTAATTCCAGGACAGGATACTTCAATATAA
- a CDS encoding aminopeptidase has protein sequence MRDPRLQKLAQNLVEYSIDVQPGENVLIDMVGSEKELTKCLIEEVAKRGGRPFVELSDRSVLRSLLKHATKEQMELWASLDLERMKNMQGYIAVRSGDNVNELAGIPEANMRLYDQLYRNPVHMEQRVKKTKWVILRYPNASMAQLANMSTEAFEDFYFDVCNLDYANMDRAMDPLQALMNKTDRVRIVSPGTDLSFSIKNIGSKKCSGHRNIPDGEVFTAPVRDSVQGTIAYNAPSVYSGVTFQNISLTFENGKIVKAESNDTARLNEILDMDEGARYVGEFAIGFNPHILHPMNDILFDEKIAGSLHFTPGQAYEETDNGNRSSIHWDLVLIQRPEYGGGEIYFDDVLIRKDGVFVLPELEGLNADNLK, from the coding sequence ATGCGTGATCCACGATTACAGAAACTAGCACAAAACTTAGTCGAATACTCTATCGACGTTCAGCCTGGAGAAAATGTGCTGATCGACATGGTCGGCTCAGAGAAAGAGCTGACAAAATGTTTAATAGAGGAGGTTGCGAAGCGAGGCGGACGACCATTTGTAGAATTAAGCGACCGCTCTGTTCTTCGCAGCTTATTAAAGCATGCGACAAAGGAGCAAATGGAGCTGTGGGCATCGCTGGATTTGGAGCGTATGAAAAATATGCAGGGATACATCGCAGTCCGCTCAGGTGACAATGTAAATGAGCTGGCAGGCATTCCAGAAGCTAATATGCGGTTATACGATCAGCTTTATCGGAATCCTGTACATATGGAGCAGCGAGTCAAAAAAACAAAATGGGTTATTCTAAGATATCCAAACGCATCAATGGCTCAGCTGGCTAATATGAGCACAGAAGCGTTTGAAGATTTTTACTTTGACGTCTGTAATTTGGATTATGCCAATATGGACAGAGCAATGGACCCGCTGCAGGCGCTGATGAACAAAACCGATCGCGTTCGCATTGTGTCGCCAGGTACGGATTTGAGCTTTTCCATTAAAAATATTGGGTCCAAAAAATGTTCAGGCCACCGCAATATTCCAGATGGCGAGGTCTTCACTGCGCCTGTGCGTGATTCAGTGCAAGGGACGATTGCCTACAATGCACCTAGCGTGTATTCCGGCGTAACCTTCCAAAATATTTCACTTACATTTGAGAATGGCAAAATCGTAAAAGCAGAAAGCAACGATACTGCTCGATTGAACGAAATTCTTGATATGGATGAAGGAGCACGCTACGTAGGGGAATTTGCGATTGGATTTAATCCGCATATTTTACACCCGATGAACGATATTTTGTTTGACGAGAAAATTGCGGGCAGCTTGCATTTCACGCCAGGCCAGGCATATGAGGAAACCGATAATGGAAATCGCTCCTCTATTCACTGGGATTTAGTGCTCATTCAGCGTCCGGAATACGGTGGAGGAGAAATATATTTTGACGATGTGCTTATTCGTAAAGATGGTGTATTCGTATTGCCGGAGCTGGAAGGCTTGAACGCCGATAACTTAAAATAA
- a CDS encoding amidohydrolase, translating into MQTKDFVERELEMLFPKMVRWRRHLHQYPELSFHERVTSSWIADQLSELGCDIRTGVGGHGIIAIITGDKPGPVVALRADIDALPIQDEKSCDYASKVPNVMHACGHDGHTATMLAIAAYYSSNRALINGERRLLFQPAEEVTPGGALPMIKDGALEGVDAIYGVHLWTPLAYGLVASKPGPFMSAADEFVIDIIGRGGHGGLPHQAIDAIMIGSTLVQSVQSIVSRSVNPLQPAVVSIGSFQAGSTNNIIAERCRLKGTVRSFDEQTRWMIHERLESLVTHVCQMHGAEFDYQMRIGYPPVVNDETEAERFFKVGERLFGSSSVIRSEAITVAEDFSYYLEKVPGCFIFVGAGNESCGATFSHHHPKFDIEENAMLKAARLLIGMADDYAEGIRASS; encoded by the coding sequence TTGCAGACAAAGGATTTTGTAGAACGTGAGCTTGAGATGCTGTTTCCAAAAATGGTGCGCTGGCGCAGGCATCTCCATCAATACCCGGAGCTGTCATTTCATGAGCGTGTGACATCAAGCTGGATCGCGGATCAGCTGAGCGAGCTAGGCTGCGACATTAGAACAGGCGTTGGCGGACACGGAATCATTGCCATTATTACTGGAGATAAGCCAGGGCCGGTCGTCGCGCTGCGGGCTGATATTGATGCTCTCCCGATTCAAGATGAGAAATCATGCGATTATGCATCAAAGGTGCCGAATGTCATGCATGCCTGCGGCCATGATGGACATACAGCTACGATGCTGGCGATTGCGGCTTATTATTCATCTAATCGGGCTTTAATTAACGGAGAACGCAGGCTGCTGTTTCAGCCGGCAGAGGAGGTCACGCCGGGCGGGGCCTTGCCGATGATTAAGGATGGTGCGCTTGAAGGTGTGGATGCCATTTATGGCGTGCATCTGTGGACGCCGCTTGCCTACGGCTTAGTTGCCTCCAAGCCGGGACCGTTTATGTCCGCTGCGGACGAGTTTGTTATTGATATCATCGGACGCGGCGGGCATGGCGGATTGCCGCATCAAGCGATCGATGCCATTATGATTGGCTCAACGCTCGTGCAGTCTGTCCAATCCATCGTTAGCCGCAGTGTAAACCCGCTCCAGCCGGCAGTCGTGTCGATTGGGTCATTTCAAGCAGGGTCAACCAATAATATAATTGCAGAACGCTGCAGGCTGAAGGGAACCGTGAGATCCTTTGACGAGCAGACACGATGGATGATCCATGAACGTCTAGAATCGCTAGTCACACATGTATGTCAGATGCATGGAGCTGAGTTTGATTACCAGATGCGTATTGGATATCCGCCAGTGGTTAATGATGAGACGGAAGCAGAACGTTTTTTTAAAGTAGGTGAGCGATTGTTCGGTTCTTCTTCTGTGATAAGGTCGGAAGCAATAACTGTTGCTGAGGATTTCTCCTATTATTTAGAGAAGGTACCCGGGTGCTTCATATTTGTTGGAGCCGGAAATGAGAGCTGCGGTGCAACCTTCTCTCATCATCATCCTAAGTTTGATATCGAAGAGAATGCTATGCTGAAAGCTGCAAGGCTTCTTATTGGGATGGCAGATGATTACGCAGAGGGCATAAGAGCATCCTCATAA
- a CDS encoding HPr family phosphocarrier protein, whose translation MSNNAAIVEISQTASQFTSSIVLQAESKYIDVKSILGLFTTLVGGHAYELHVHGPDAEEAKTAMNNVFTKHNLNVTVISD comes from the coding sequence ATGTCCAACAATGCAGCTATTGTAGAAATTTCCCAAACGGCTAGCCAATTCACTTCATCTATCGTTCTGCAGGCCGAGAGCAAATATATCGATGTTAAAAGTATTCTCGGACTATTCACAACACTAGTAGGCGGTCATGCATATGAATTGCATGTACACGGTCCTGATGCTGAAGAAGCTAAGACCGCTATGAACAATGTATTTACTAAGCATAACCTAAATGTTACCGTTATTTCGGACTAG
- a CDS encoding YlaN family protein: protein MSSPEITVQLHEKALRLLQEDASKIEKLIEVQMENLTTRQCPLYEEVLDTQMYGFSREVDFAVRAGLLAEHAGKEIVSRLERNLAMLYEALERKG, encoded by the coding sequence ATGTCTTCACCGGAAATTACGGTACAATTGCATGAGAAAGCACTTCGTCTCCTTCAGGAAGATGCGAGTAAAATAGAAAAGCTAATCGAAGTCCAGATGGAAAATTTGACTACCCGTCAATGTCCGCTGTACGAAGAGGTGCTAGATACACAGATGTATGGCTTCTCGCGAGAGGTTGACTTTGCAGTTCGGGCTGGCTTGCTTGCAGAGCATGCAGGTAAAGAAATTGTCAGCAGGCTAGAGCGTAATTTAGCTATGCTATACGAAGCATTAGAAAGAAAAGGGTAG
- the ftsW gene encoding putative lipid II flippase FtsW — protein MKATQNGSRGRPDFLLLILTLLLVGFGLVMVFSASSSIAVVTKEDALYFTKRQFMWAGLGIMVMLFMMNLRYQVFKRFFLLFFIPVVIMLVLVLFIGQNLNGARSWFGIGSLGIQPTEPAKLAIILYLGALISKKGDKFRSFKKGLLPVIVIVGFICGLIMMQPDLGSCLVLAASATVMILAGGANLKQVFLSGTIVSMILAVVVSISMAVNPNSWKYRIDRLTVFRDPLSDSQDSGWHLVSSLQAFGHGGLTGAGFGESVQKLHYLQYPYNDFIFAIIGEEFGFIGSTIFLLFYLVFLWRGLIVALRCPDQYGTVVGVGIVGLIAIQAFVNIGGVTATIPLTGVTLPFISYGGSSLLFCLMSMGILLSISRESNRIENQSNARKI, from the coding sequence ATGAAAGCCACGCAGAACGGTAGCCGTGGAAGACCGGACTTTCTGCTTCTCATTTTAACCCTTCTTCTCGTCGGCTTCGGGCTCGTAATGGTATTCAGCGCGAGCTCAAGCATAGCGGTCGTTACGAAAGAAGATGCCTTATATTTTACCAAGCGCCAGTTCATGTGGGCTGGTCTTGGTATTATGGTTATGTTATTTATGATGAATCTACGCTACCAGGTATTTAAACGCTTCTTTTTACTTTTTTTCATACCGGTAGTTATTATGCTTGTTCTCGTACTTTTTATTGGTCAAAATCTTAATGGCGCACGCAGCTGGTTCGGAATAGGATCACTTGGCATCCAGCCTACTGAGCCCGCTAAGCTAGCCATTATTTTGTATCTCGGTGCGCTTATTTCGAAGAAGGGCGATAAGTTTCGCAGCTTCAAGAAAGGGCTCCTGCCCGTTATTGTTATCGTCGGATTTATTTGCGGCTTGATTATGATGCAGCCGGATCTTGGCTCCTGCCTTGTCCTCGCTGCGAGCGCAACCGTTATGATCCTAGCAGGCGGAGCAAATTTAAAGCAGGTTTTTCTCTCCGGTACGATCGTATCGATGATTCTTGCAGTCGTAGTCAGCATTTCAATGGCTGTAAACCCTAATTCTTGGAAATACCGGATCGATCGGCTCACTGTATTCAGAGACCCGCTCAGCGACTCTCAAGATAGCGGTTGGCATCTTGTATCCTCGCTTCAGGCTTTCGGACACGGTGGATTGACGGGTGCTGGATTCGGCGAAAGCGTTCAAAAGCTGCATTATTTGCAATATCCTTATAACGATTTTATTTTTGCTATTATTGGTGAAGAGTTCGGATTCATAGGCAGCACCATTTTCTTGCTATTCTATTTAGTTTTTTTGTGGCGCGGGTTAATTGTTGCACTCCGTTGTCCAGATCAATACGGTACAGTAGTCGGAGTCGGCATCGTTGGATTAATCGCCATTCAGGCCTTTGTTAATATCGGCGGCGTTACAGCTACAATTCCGCTAACTGGGGTTACCTTGCCGTTTATTAGCTACGGCGGCTCATCGCTTTTGTTCTGTCTTATGTCTATGGGCATCTTGCTAAGCATATCTCGTGAATCCAATCGTATTGAGAATCAAAGCAACGCTCGCAAAATATAG